The Fusarium oxysporum Fo47 chromosome II, complete sequence genome includes a region encoding these proteins:
- a CDS encoding uncharacterized protein (expressed protein): MNFLFSLPPIMFQLKARNMKLTLATLTLVALTAATPPPEPVVHKPVPEKASSGCYHYYVFPTPRQFKPSPSLTSTSISTSTLNPTSMSTR; encoded by the coding sequence ATGAACTTCCTTTTCTCCCTTCCTCCAATAATGTTTCAGCTCAAAGCAAGAAACATGAAACTCACACTCGCAACACTGACACTTGTCGCACTCACGGCtgctactcctcctcctgagCCGGTTGTTCACAAACCTGTTCCTGAGAAGGCAAGTAGTGGCTGTTATCACTATTATGTCTTCCCTACTCCTCGTCAGTTCAAACCCAGCCCATCTCTCACCTCTACCTcgatctcaacctcaacccTCAACCCAACATCAATGTCAACCCGCTAA
- a CDS encoding general substrate transporter, which produces MPPSFAGLTGKKLSLAISTVATTGFLLFGYDQGVMSGIIDADPFHDYFPETKDSTMQGFVTAIYEIGCLFGAMFILWIGDLLGRRRAMILGGWIMIVGVIIQVTAMKGHKALAQLIIGRTITGVGNGINTSTIPTYQAECSTTTNRGLLICIEGGIIAFGTLIAYWIDYGCSYGPQDLTWRFPIAFQCVFGLILCVSMVWLPESPRWLLTHDRHEEAERVIAAIRGFEVDSDETRAERDRVVDSIRASGFAAQKSTPVKALFTGGKTQHFRRMLLGSGSQFMQQVGGCNAVIYYFPILCTDIFGDKNFALLLGGVNMIVYSIFATSSWFLIERVGRRKLLLIGTAGQMLSMFLTMGFLIPGGSDPGTNAPQISKGAIAGLFTYIASFGATWLPLPWLYPAEINPLKTRGKANATSTCTNWLFNFVIVMIVPIMISNIHWGTYLFFGCANATFFPILYWFYPETANRSLEEIDIIFAKGFVEKMSYVQAAKELPFLSHEEVEREAIRLGLVDESSRGGVLEKPNEESGTVRDDSGFNSEKS; this is translated from the exons ATGCCTCCCTCCTTCGCAGGCCTGACGGGCAAGAAATTGTCCCTGGCCATCTCCACCGTCGCAACGACAggtttcctcctcttcggcTATGACCAAGGTGTGATGTCTGGTATTATCGACGCAGACCCTTTCCATGATTACTTCCCCGAGACAAAGGACAGCACCATGCAGGGTTTCGTTACGGCCATTTACGAGATTGGTTGCTTATTCGGCGCCATGTTCATCCTCTGGATCGGTGACTTGCTCGGTCGTCGAAGGGCGATGATCCTTGGTGGTTGGATCATGATCGTTGGTGTCATCATCCAGGTCACTGCTATGAAGGGCCACAAGGCTCTTGCGCAGCTCATCATCGGACGAACAATCACTGGTGTTGGAAACGGTATCAACACCTCTACCATCCCAACATACCAAGCTGAGTGTtctaccaccaccaacagagGTCTCCTCATCTGTATCGAGGGTGGCATCATCGCCTTTGGTACACTCATCGCATACTGGATTGACTACGGCTGCTCTTACGGTCCCCAGGACCTCACATGGCGCTTCCCCATTGCCTTCCAGTGCGTCTTCGGTCTTATCCTCTGCGTCTCAATGGTCTGGCTGCCAGAATCTCCCCGCTGGCTTCTCACCCACGACCGACACGAGGAAGCCGAGCGTGTCATTGCCGCCATTCGCGGCTTCGAAGTCGACAGCGACGAGACCCGCGCTGAACGTGATCGTGTCGTCGACTCCATTCGTGCCTCTGGTTTCGCTGCTCAGAAGAGCACACCCGTCAAGGCTCTCTTCACTGGTGGAAAGACACAGCACTTCCGCCGTATGCTTCTCGGTTCAGGATCGCAGTTCATGCAGCAGGTTGGTGGCTGCAACGCTGTTATCTACTACTTCCCTATTCTGTGCACCGACATCTTTGGCGACAAGAactttgctcttctcctcggcGGCGTCAACATGATCGTCTACTCCATCTTCGCAACTTCATCATGGTTCCTTATCGAGCGTGTTGGCCGTCGCAAGCTGCTCCTCATCGGTACTGCTGGTCAGATGCTTTCCATGTTCTTGACGATGGGTTTCCTCATCCCCGGTGGTTCTGATCCCGGTACCAATGCGCCTCAAATCTCAAAAGGTGCTATCGCTGGTCTCTTCACCTACATTGCTTCGTTCGGTGCTACCTGGCTGCCTCTTCCCTGGCTGTATCCCGCTGAGATCAACCCCCTCAAGACCCGTGGCAAGGCCAACGCTACATCCACCTGCACCAACTGGCTGTTCAACTTTGTCATCGTCATGATCGTTCCCATCATGATCTCCAACATCCACTGGGGAACCTATCTCTTCTTCGGCTGCGCCAACGCCACATTCTTCCCCATCCTTTACTGGTTCTACCCCGAG ACTGCCAACCGATCTCTCGAGGAAATCGACATCATCTTCGCCAAGGGCTTCGTCGAGAAGATGTCCTATGTCCAAGCCGCCAAGGAGCTTCCCTTCCTTTCTCACGAGGAAGTCGAGCGCGAGGCTATTCGACTTGGTCTCGTCGACGAGTCTAGTCGCGGTGGAGTTTTGGAGAAGCCAAATGAGGAGAGCGGTACAGTCCGCGACGACTCTGGCTTCAACTCTGAGAAGTCTTAG
- a CDS encoding uncharacterized protein (domain of unknown function-domain containing protein) — translation MPVTVAIPNRKVSSWQDPKAENTSQLLRGASSQEASSCKQIIQSSFSFNGSLEENHVSASRNGLVWSSFHAYSTHHHLTIRPEDVWFAIVTQISAYINANSEKMRDYFVSHDGQKKLEVIDCATLHTADFGKLSQQMALEIANNIKDPALREWVLPSFSTTTENDRIVGSVLLMGALQKYFSYGMTMLCGIPSVTLLGEVTDYEDILKRLDKLEEMGEEPIQFANLLRPILRNMVLSFTQPSDRAIHTFWNQIADMDRMSGSNKMTGWITAFCYWDDEGKVHPPSRANCTLEGLMYPYVETDNIPCGYVTVPVEVDDNGTLYDCKMLAGSVGIQAVPGPEGYVPAFDPYEKRRRDVEVDEKKLGIKPVTGWMIYEFVERKGPGRRRPR, via the coding sequence ATGCCTGTAACTGTCGCCATTCCCAACCGTAAAGTCAGTTCTTGGCAAGATCCCAAAGCTGAAAACACCTCACAGCTCCTAAGAGGAGCTAGTTCCCAAGAGGCAAGTAGCTGCAAGCAAATCATCCAAAGCTCATTCTCCTTCAACGGGTCTCTTGAAGAAAACCATGTATCAGCTTCGAGGAATGGTCTCGTCTGGTCATCGTTCCACGCATACAGCACCCACCATCATCTGACGATCCGCCCCGAAGATGTCTGGTTTGCCATAGTCACCCAAATCAGCGCTTACATCAATGCCAATTCCGAGAAGATGCGCGATTACTTCGtcagccatgatggccagaagaagcttgaggttATTGATTGCGCGACTCTGCATACTGCTGATTTCGGAAAACTCTCTCAGCAAATGGCCCTCGAGATCGCAAATAACATCAAGGATCCTGCATTGAGAGAATGGGTTCTTCCGTCGTTCTCGACAACTACTGAGAATGATCGCATCGTTGGATCCGTACTTCTAATGGGTGCACTGCAGAAATATTTCTCTTATGGAATGACTATGTTATGTGGTATCCCGTCAGTAACACTCCTCGGAGAAGTAACCGACTACGAAGATATTCTCAAGAGACTTGATAAACTGGAAGAGATGGGCGAGGAACCGATTCAGTTCGCCAATCTCCTGCGGCCAATTCTTCGAAACATGGTTCTCTCTTTCACCCAACCGTCCGACAGAGCTATCCATACATTCTGGAACCAAATTGCCGATATGGACCGGATGTCGGGGTCCAACAAGATGACAGGCTGGATCACAGCGTTTTGCTATTGGGACGACGAAGGAAAGGTTCATCCCCCCAGTCGAGCAAATTGTACCCTCGAGGGATTGATGTATCCCTATGTCGAGACGGATAACATTCCCTGTGGATACGTCACTGTTCcggttgaagttgacgacAATGGTACTTTGTATGATTGCAAGATGCTTGCTGGATCTGTTGGCATACAAGCTGTTCCAGGCCCTGAAGGTTATGTCCCTGCTTTCGATCCTTATGAAAAAAGAAGACGTGACGTGGAagtggatgagaagaaatTGGGGATAAAGCCTGTTACTGGGTGGATGATCTACGAGTTTGTGGAGCGGAAGGGGCCAGGTCGAAGACGGCCTAGGTAA
- a CDS encoding ankyrin repeat-containing domain protein has product MAEPVIPNGQKPVLEVRTTIDNEEDNKEPNNSNVILIHGIYGTSLDSWTRGSNTIWINKAFADVSARMGRIMSYGYHTDVEKGRYYSPYGIYQEAEALLEALRELRTPKIKCFFGYPHRYPSINLLEESVLRLLDQKRQLWSGNMVWYAKCLTKTIVKVNDAFLGTQMLTQANFVNVVSNLHLEPSQQIFPLSMSTMATPFERVVKMEKPNCDLILAGEDGSHPVNDVSYSDWLMGDLNDEQRVALRKVINQASPVLPYLQADEDWQHPDLLDLPERAETIIVHMRCSSGAEAATENASFFLNNRSGTYHPLLYMKFDAHDIRFNTCEAMLRTFIARISCNRLQTENTVSRTMDTLITFEALHRVTLFNEAERLQSIEDIEMGIQVLGCFDECDDSSIWFLREMRKRLLRNEMWSKLLITTTKGTPGDANIVSALSEFPPEYVRTINYDPEEPIPFPVDMEASKLMKELGECVGVDLHRDVLSILSSCASDHDLCGLVLEWLGSCTTQIARITRLLGKTVTPALLFAEILEDIAEAHRTWAKMLLSWLLACYRPLKCDEFHRVSDTVWTRVVESEATRPNLADILQSFHGLITPVNGEIKFRHPATRAWLESRHLVVDKGIWYDTDETERHEMVLRTCIDYIQDAAENPDDATLHLPYAIEFWPKHWQLVETSEKQVVDLFENDTVFEFWANSLVGLKNTLLKPPPKHIKPLPVAAHLGLTTVAETLLRRSPDQPESRDQALIEACRAGHVAVIRLLNLHEAARVAGNSYNSEALREIVNGLPEPPKTASVQECTRHEFEANSKPTKSQEKNDQQDNSSDGAMKGEQEVKDMKSEEHVSGPLDWLVMPMNRAVKSGMDDVVTRLLQLGVDPNPPKGITPYGNSFIYTAANTSNISCAKLLIEAGANPAARNDQGYTPLHTAIDWASGETVEFLLEHGASIEDEDPENRRALDMAASWGSFTALEIILQQKDEVERLEHHPDRYPVNQAAESGHNKCLEILLRHGFSPNIVTSTGETALRSAIQAGRIDLCKILLDNKADPDLTPENANTPLIQAISMGDLGMVKLLIEHGATIDKREAPPDEGWSRTPLNVAADWSQPDIFQYLLEKGADPNARDSDDIPVIGAAVDGGHTNMVKWLVEASAEVNATYFEAKSTPLHEATAYPEMVRLLLQHGADISKVNAYSRTALNYAICANSLAAVQIMLEETKAKFDLGAANIEPDLRAAVSSGWTEVVEALLEAGADINAIDEENKSLLACAMTKGASIDMIRKVLEYNPDLELKDNKQNTALHCINTSTSLDTVRLVVNAGGKLNVLNSENETPLIYAIRAQLDDVFSYMLRKEPALLNGSVALSKQSVTPLHEACRAGTLAMVRSLIEHQVEVNSTCKDVYGTPLIAATLRSDVASSGLASEIIALLLVNGADPKVPAGLFRYPLISACLACPNDTMKLLLNSDASPLDQDSLTRKPVHLSCYNSLDVLNLLEIPDSDFSARDIVGRVPLHYAVMRGDVELVQAVLERSKRAGIDIDVKDDDGWTPLLWAFRVSPIWNHQLVDPVSTLQVVSLLVKNGADINAKGHGSGKDWTFHDVAYYHHAESIEMLLDQKSAASQGNSPAKKRGSLPVPPGDESWFCHCCLLESHGIYFKCSSCHDFTLCYKCHWSSSKTHPDHSSYIRHGSEWYDDSTSEQEKISEMGIDDGGRDEDVLLDREEILYEDFDSEMSDETSEH; this is encoded by the exons ATGGCTGAGCCAGTGATTCCTAACGGGCAGAAGCCTGTTTTAGAGGTTCGTACGACAATAGACAACGAAGAAGACAATAAGGAACCAAACAACAGTAA TGTCATTCTTATTCATGGAATCTATGGGACAAGTCTAGATTCGTGGACAAGAGGGTCCAACACGATATGGATCAACAAAGCATTCGCCGATGTTTCAGCAAGAATGGGACGCATCATGTCCTACGGTTACCACACAGATGTTGAGAAAGGCAGATACTATTCACCATATGGTATCtatcaagaagcagaggcGCTTTTGGAAGCCCTCCGAGAACTTCGGACTCCCAAAATAAAG TGTTTCTTTGGGTATCCGCACAGATATCCTTCGATCAATCTCCTGGAAGAGTCTGTGTTGCGTTTACTAGACCAAAAGCGTCAGCTCTGGTCCGGCAACATGGTCTGGTACGCCAAATGCCTCACAAAGACGATTGTGAAAGTGAACGATGCGTTTCTTGGAACTCAGATGCTCACCCAGGCCAACTTTGTCAACGTGGTTTCTAATCTCCACCTAGAACCGTCACAACAG ATATTTCCTCTTTCTATGTCTACCATGGCAACCCCATTTGAGCGAGtggtgaagatggagaaacCAAACTGTGACCTCATCTTGGCCGGAGAAGATGGGTCCCATCCTGTCAATGATGTCTCTTACTCAGACTGGCTTA TGGGTGACTTGAATGACGAACAGCGTGTGGCCCTTCGTAAAGTTATAAACCAAGCGTCGCCTGTATTGCCATATCTCCAGGCCGATGAAGACTGGCAACATCCAGACCTTCTAGACTTACCAGAGCGAGCAGAAACTATCATCGTGCATATGAGATGTTCTTCCGGTGCCGAGGCAGCAACCGAGAACGCCAGTTTCTTTCTAAACAACAGAAGCGGCACATATCATCCTCTACTGTACATGAAGTTCGATGCTCATGATATTCGATTCAACACCTGTGAAGCTATGTTGCGGACATTCATTGCTCGTATTTCATGCAACAGACTGCAGACTGAAAACACGGTATCAAGAACAATGGACACTCTTATCACTTTCGAAGCTTTGCACCGAGTTACTCTGTTCAATGAGGCAGAGAGACTACAAAGCATAGAAG ATATAGAGATGGGTATTCAAGTCCTGGGGTGTTTTGATGAGTGCGATGACTCTTCGATATGGTTTCTCCGTGAAATGCGCAAACGTCTTCTCAGAAACGAGATGTGGAGCAAGTTGTTGATAACCACCACAAAAGGAACTCCTGGTGATGCAAATATCGTATCTGCATTGTCTGAATTTCCCCCAGAATATGTCAGAACCATCAATTACGACCCCGAGGAGCCCATACCGTTTCCTGTTGACATGGAAGCATCAAAACTCATGAAAGAGCTAGGTGAATGTGTCGGGGTCGACCTGCATCGAGATGTCCTCAGCATACTCTCTAGCTGCGCGAGCGATCATGATCTTTGTGGATTGGTCCTCGAATGGCTCGGATCCTGCACGACTCAAATTGCACGTATCACGAGGCTACTGGGCAAAACCGTTACCCCAGCTCTACTTTTCGCGGAAATACTGGAAGATATCGCTGAGGCACATCGAACTTGGGCTAAGATGCTACTGTCTTGGCTCTTGGCCTGCTACAGACCACTGAAATGTGACGAGTTCCACCGTGTCTCTGATACAGTGTGGACTCGAGTAGTCGAAAGCGAAGCCACTCGACCGAATTTGGCAGATATTCTACAGAGCTTTCATGGACTGATCACTCCTGTGAACGGAGAGATTAAATTCAGGCATCCTGCCACTCGTGCCTGGCTCGAAAGCCGTCACTTAGTTGTCGATAAAGGTATTTGGTATGATACAGACGAGACTGAGCGCCACGAGATGGTACTGCGAACTTGCATCGACTATATCCAAGATGCAGCTGAGAACCCAGATGACGCGACACTGCATCTTCCTTACGCCATTGAATTCTGGCCCAAGCACTGGCAGTTAGTCGAGACCTCCGAAAAGCAAGTGGTAGACCTGTTTGAGAACGATACAGTGTTCGAGTTCTGGGCAAACTCACTAGTTGGCCTGAAAAACACGCTTTTGAAGCCACCTCCAAAACATATAAAGCCCCTTCCTGTTGCAGCTCACCTGGGCTTGACGACAGTCGCAGAAACGCTTTtaagaagaagcccagaTCAACCTGAGTCACGGGACCAGGCCTTAATTGAGGCTTGCAGAGCAGGCCATGTTGCTGTCATTCGACTTTTG AATCTACACGAAGCCGCGAGAGTTGCTGGCAACTCATACAACAGCGAAGCTCTGAGAGAAATCGTCAACGGTCTACCCGAGCCCCCAAAGACTGCCTCAGTGCAGGAATGCACGAGACACGAGTTTGAAGCGAACTCCAAGCCCACAAAGAGTCAAGAGAAGAACGATCAGCAAGATAACTCATCGGACGGAGCGATGAAGGGCGAACAAGAGGTTAAAGACATGAAATCTGAAGAGCATGTATCCGGGCCACTCGACTGGCTTGTGATGCCGATGAACAGAGCGGTCAAGTCAGGGATGGACGATGTTGTCACTAGACTACTCCAGCTTGGAGTGGACCCTAACCCCCCAAAGGGCATAACCCCCTACGGCAACAGCTTCATCTACACAGCAGCCAACACCTCCAATATAAGCTGCGCAAAACTCCTCATCGAAGCGGGAGCGAACCCAGCTGCAAGAAACGACCAAGGTTATACTCCATTGCACACCGCTATTGACTGGGCTTCTGGCGAGACAGTCGAGTTCTTACTTGAGCATGGCGCTAGtatcgaggatgaagacCCAGAGAACCGCAGAGCTTTGGACATGGCTGCTTCATGGGGCTCTTTCACGGCATTGGAGATCATACTACAGCAAAAGGACGAGGTAGAACGCTTGGAGCATCATCCAGATCGATACCCAGTAAATCAGGCGGCTGAATCTGGTCATAATAAATGTCTCGAGATTCTTCTCCGACATGGCTTCAGTCCTAACATTGTCACATCAACAGGAGAAACCGCCTTGAGATCTGCCATTCAAGCTGGAAGAATTGACCTTTGTAAGATATTACTGGACAATAAAGCTGATCCAGATCTGACACCGGAAAATGCGAATACACCTCTTATACAGGCAATCTCCATGGGCGATCTCGGCATGGTTAAGCTACTCATCGAACACGGGGCCACAATAGACAAGCGTGAAGCACCGCCAGATGAAGGGTGGTCACGAACGCCGC TGAACGTGGCCGCCGACTGGAGTCAACCAGATATCTTTCAATATTTACTTGAAAAGGGGGCAGATCCCAATGCCCGCGACTCAGACGACATACCAGTGATAGGCGCTGCAGTAGACGGTGGACACACGAACATGGTGAAATGGCTAGTAGAGGCGAGTGCCGAAGTGAATGCCACCTACTTCGAGGCCAAATCGACGCCACTTCATGAAGCTACAGCCTATCCTGAAATGGTTCGTCTTCTGCTCCAGCATGGTGCGGATATCAGCAAGGTCAATGCGTATTCGAGAACAGCCTTGAACTACGCCATCTGTGCGAATAGCCTGGCCGCTGTTCAGATTATGCTTGAGgagaccaaggccaagtttGATCTTGGTGCAGCCAACATCGAACCAGACCTACGCGCGGCAGTTAGTTCTGGGTGGACCGAGGTTGTTGAGGCACTACTTGAAGCTGGAGCAGACATTAACGCCATTGATGAGGAAAATAAATCACTCTTGGCATGTGCTATGACAAAAGGTGCATCAATTGACATGATTCGCAAGGTTCTTGAATACAATCCCGATCTGGAGCTGAAGGACAACAAGCAGAATACGGCACTTCATTGTATCAACACTTCGACAAGTCTCGATACCGTCCGACTTGTCGTCAACGCTGGTGGAAAACTCAATGTCTTGAACTCCGAGAATGAGACACCACTGATCTACGCTATCCGAGCtcagcttgatgatgtcttTTCTTATATGCTGAGAAAGGAGCCTGCGCTGCTGAATGGGTCCGTGGCATTGTCTAAGCAATCAGTTACACCCCTCCACGAGGCATGCAGAGCAGGTACACTGGCCATGGTTCGATCATTGATTGAGCATCAGGTGGAAGTCAACTCGACCTGTAAAGATGTCTACGGAACCCCTTTGATCGCAGCGACCCTTCGAAGCGATGTTGCATCATCTGGTCTAGCAAGTGAGATCATCGCTCTACTTCTTGTGAATGGAGCCGATCCAAAAGTCCCAGCTGGGCTATTCCGATATCCACTCATCTCAGCATGTCTGGCCTGTCCTAATGATACAATGAAGCTACTCCTGAACTCTGACGCTTCACCCCTCGACCAAGACTCCTTAACTCGCAAGCCGGTTCACTTGTCCTGTTACAACTCCCTTGACGTTCTCAACCTCCTGGAAATCCCAGACTCGGACTTTTCAGCCAGGGATATAGTTGGTAGAGTCCCTCTACACTATGCTGTAATGAGAGGAGATGTGGAGTTAGTGCAAGCGGTTCTCGAGCGTTCTAAGCGAGCTGGCATTGATATCGATGTTAAAGACGACGACGGGTGGACACCACTTCTCTGGGCTTTTCGCGTATCTCCCATCTGGAATCATCAGCTTGTAGATCCTGTTTCAACTCTTCAAGTGGTCTCACTTTTAGTGAAGAATGGTGCCGACATTAACGCAAAGGGGCATGGAAGCGGTAAAGACTGGACGTTCCATGATGTGGCCTACTATCACCACGCTGAAAG TATCGAAATGCTCCTAGATCAAAAGTCTGCAGCAAGCCAAGGAAATAGTCCAGCGAAAAAGCGAGGTAGTCTTCCAGTGCCCCCAGGTGACGAGAGCTGGTTCTGTCATTGCTGTTTGCTCGAAAGCCACGGTATCTATTTCAAGTGCTCATCGTGCCACGACTTTACCCTGTGCTATAAATGTCACTGGTCTTCTTCCAAGACACATCCTGATCATTCATCGTACATTCGACACGGGAGCGAGTGGTATGACGACAGCACGTCAGAGCAAGAGAAGATCAGCGAGATGGGTATAGACGATGGTGGTAGGGATGAAGATGTGCTATTGGATCGTGAAGAGATTCTGTATGAAGATTTTGATAGTGAGATGTCAGATGAGACATCGGAGCACTAG